In the genome of Kosmotoga arenicorallina S304, the window AATGTTCCTTTTGTAATAAGGAAAGCTTTATTCAAAACGATGGGAATTTTCAAAGAAACTAACTGGAAAAGCAAAAAGAGCATAGAAAGGTTGATAACACAATTAAAAGCGTTAATTGATACTCTGGAGAGCACGAAAGACGAGGTGAAAGAAAATGGGCATCATTGAAGTTAACGGTTTGTCAAAAAGATTCAAGGAAGTTCTTGCAGTTGATAACGTTTCTTTCGATGTCAAAGAGGGAGAAATCTTTGGTTTTTTAGGTCCAAATGGTGCTGGTAAATCAACAACCATAAGAATGTTGACGACTTTGACGAGACCGACATCAGGCACAGCAAAAGTAGCGAATCATGATATTTTGAAGGAACCATCAGAAGTTAGAAAAAAAATAGGGCTTGTTTCCGAGAAGACCATATTGTATGACAGGTTGACTGCGCTCGAAAATCTCATGTTCTTTGCGGAACTCAACGGCCTGGATAATAAAAGTGCAAAAAAACGCTGCCTGGAGCTTCTTGAAAAGGTGGATATGTTAAAGTGGAAAGATACGATGGTTGGCAAATTTTCAACAGGTATGCGTCAGAGAATCAATGTAATTCGAGCGCTTTTGCATGACCCCAAAATAATCTTTCTCGATGAACCTACTCTGGGTTTGGATCCTCAAACAACAAGGACTATCAGAGAATTCATCAAGCAGATGAACAATGAAGGCCGCACAGTAATTCTGACCACTCATATAATGACTGAAGCGGATATGCTTTCAGACAGGATAGCGATTATAGATCACGGGAAAATAGTGGCTTTGGATACACCGAAAAATCTAAAGCGCATGTTGAAAGAATCTGATGATGAAATCCTTGATATAGAAATCCCCAATATGACTTCAAATTTAATAGATAAATTAAAGGCTTTCGATTGTATTAAGAAGGTTTTAAACAGATCCTCAGAAGAAATCAGGATTATCATGAGCTGCGAAAATCCTGTGGTATTTATCACAGACTTTCTTTCAAAACACTCTCTGAACATAAGAGAAATAAAGACTGTTGAACCAACACTTGAAGATGTTTTTATCAAGCTTACCGGTCATGAAATGAGAGACCAGGCAGTGAAAAAACCACGCTTTGCAAAGGGGATGATGCACTAATGAAATATGCATTGAAAATAGCTTTCAAAGATCTAAAATATTTCTTCAGAAGCAGAATTGCCATTTTTGCTTTTCTAATTATGCCAATATTCATGATGCTTATGACCGGTTACATATTCCCAAAAATGCAATCGGGAACTAATGTTAAAGTAGCGGTATACTCTCTTGATAACGGCTTCAGAAAAATGATGGAAAATAAAGAGGTCGAAAACTTCATCTTTGTGGACAGTGAAGAGGAATTAAGGAAACTTCTTCTGGACGAAAAAGCTGATGTAGCCATGGTAATTCCTGAAGGGTTTCTTACTGCCATGCTTAGAAAGCAGGCGATAAAAGTAAGGCTTATTCCAAGCCCATCAAACCCCCAGATGGCTATGGCAGCAGCGCAAGGAATTACAGCCAGTATCGGTGGTTCAATAGGAAGCATGAATGATAAATTCACGCTGGAAATGGAAAACCCGGGTGGTGGAGAATTCAATTATTATAGTTTCATGGCTCCTGGTATTATGGCAATGGTGGCAATAATGAGTGTAGTAAATGGCCTTGCTGCAGCGATTACCACCGAAAAGGAGCGTGGAACATTGGACGGAATACTCACAACACCTATTCCGCGTTATGCAATTGTACTCGGAAAAACTCTCGCACAGGGAATCAGGGGAATATTGCAGGCTATAATCATCCTACTCATTGCAATATTTCTATTCGGGGCCACGGTACAGGGATCCATATTACTTGCCCTTTTTGTTCTTGTGTTGGGTATCATGAGTTTTATCGGGGTTGGAATTATCATAACGGCAGGAGCGCCAGACCAGGAAACAAGCCAGATGATACTCACGACACTTATGTTTCCCATGATGTTCCTATCAGGAGTATTTTTTCCAGTGAATCAAATGCCTTCATTCATGCAATCCATATCCAGGTTCTTCCCTCTTACTTATGCAGCTGAAGCTCTTAGAAAAGTGATGGTATTAGGTGGAACTTTCCAAAACATATCAGGTGATGTGGCAATTTTGCTGGTTTTTTCAGTTATCACATTTTCACTTGCCGTTCCCCTCTTTGGAAAGCTTACTACGAGTTAAAAAATCCGGCCAGATGGCCGGATTTAATTGTTTTACAACCCCAGATATGCTTTTCTGACTTCGTCATTCTTGATAAGTTCTTCAGATGGTCCATGAATGGTAATTGTTCCTGTCTCAAGGACATAACCATAATGCGATGTTTTCAATGCCACAGCTGCATCCTGCTCGATAAGCAAAATGGTTGTGCCTTCGCTGTTGATCTTCCGAATAACAGAAAAAACCTCTTTGACAAGCAAAGGAGCAAGCCCGAGAGATGGTTCGTCCATCATCATGAGTTTTGGTCTGGACATGAGTGCACGGCTTACTGCAAGCATCTGCTGCTCTCCACCGGAAAGAGTGCTTGCAAGTTGATTTATTCTTTCCTTCAATCTTGGAAAGAGTTCAAAAACCCATTCAAGATCTTTTTCAACCTCAGAATCTTTTCTGTTATAAGCCCCCATCATCAGGTTTTCTCTCACTGTGAGGTTCGCAAAAACGCGTCTTCCTTCTGGCACAAGAGATATACCCATTTTGTTGATTAAGTGAGGATTGAGGTTTGTTATATCTTTACCCTGAAAAAAGATTTTTCCCTCAGAAGACCTAACAAGGCCACTTATGGCAGAAAGGGTAGTGGTTTTTCCAGCTCCGTTGGCACCTATCATAGTGACTATTTTGCCTTCTGGAACCTGGAGGTCGATGCCCTTGATCGCTTTTATTGCACCGTAGTTGACTTTCAATCCTTCAATTTTCAAGATTGCGTTGTCATTCTGCGACATTAGACCACTCCTCCCCGAGATAAGCTTCGATAACTTTTTCATTCTTTTGAATTTCATCCGGGGTACCTTCTGCAATAAGTACTCCATAATCCATTACAAGTATCCTCTCACAAAGTCCCATGACAACTTTCATATCATGTTCAATAAGGAAAATGGTGACCTGGAACTCATCTCTTATCCACTTTATAAGCTGGACTAGCTGCTGGCTTTCAGAGGGGTTCATTCCAGCAGCTGGTTCGTCAAGAAGCAGAAGCTTTGCATCAGTCGCAAGAGCCCTGGCAATTTCCAGCAACCTTTGTTCACCGTATGGAAGCGAACCAGCTTTTTCATAGGCCAGCTTTTTTAGTCCCAGCTTGTCAAGTATGTTTAAGGCTTTATCCATCATTTCTCTTTCTCTGCTTATATACCCAAGCTTAAGAACGCTTTTCCAGAACCATAAGCTGTTTGCTCCATATTTGTTTTTCCCCAACTTTACAAGGTATTTTTCTGCATCCTTTGTTGCTATTTCGTGGTGCTGTGCAACCATAACATTTTCAAGCACGGTCATATCCTGAAAAAGCCTTATGTTTTGAAAAGTTCTCGAAATTCCTATATGTGTTATATGATGAGGCTTTAAAGGGGTAATATCAAGTCCGTCAAAGAGCACTTTGCCTTTTGTTGGATAATAAACACCGGTAATAACATTAAAAACTGTGGTTTTTCCAGCACCATTCGGACCTATAAGACCGAGAATTTCCCCTTCTTTTACACAGTTATCGAAATCATTTACAGCAATAAGCCCTCCAAACTGCATCGTAACGTGGTCAAGCTTCAGAATTTCATTCATAGCTCTCACCCTTCCCGCGTCTAAACCAGGAATAGATGGCGTTCCAGGTTAACTCTTTTCTTCCCATAATACCTCTGGGCCAGAAAATCATTACTATAACAAAGATGGCTGAAAAAACAAGCATCCTGAGCCCGGCAATACCAGAGAACTCAAAGGAGAATATTTTCATTGGTTCCTCAAGGAAACGAAGCCATTCAGTAAGCACCGCAAAAAGTCCCGCACCTATTATCGCCCCTGAAATGCTTCCGAGACCTCCAATCACTATCATTATCAAAACATTAAAAGTAAGCATAACGCCTATTGATGTTGTTCGTGGGTCAATTGTCGTAAGCCAGTGGGCGTAAAGAGAACCCGAAATTCCGGCAAAAAAGCCTCCGATGACAAAACCAAGTAACTGGTGTTTAAAAACGTTTATTCCCATTGAAGCAGCAGCTACTCTATCCTCTCTGATAGCTTTTAAGGCTCTTCCAAAACTGCTATTAACCAGGCTTCCAATGAAAATCACGGTTATCAATAGCCAGCTCCATGACCACCAGACGTTTGTGTACTGGGGAATGCCTTTTAAGCCGAGGGCGCCATTTGTTATCGAACGTAAATTCAAAGCGAGTATCCTTATTATTTCGCTAAATCCAAGGGTAGCTATTGCAAGGTAGTCACCAGAAAGCCTTAATGAAGGCCAACCTATGAGAAATGAAAATACCGCCGCGACAATACCACCGATAATTGTAGCTGGTAGGAATGAAAGCTGTACTGAATTGAACGGCCAGGCTACTTTATCAAGTATGAACGTAATTTCCTTTTGATGAATTGACATAGTTAATAATGCAGAAGTATAGGCACCAAGTGCTATAAAGCCTGAATGCCCGAGAGAGAATATCCCGGTAATTCCGTTTATTAGGGTCAGACTAACGGCCATTATCCCATATATACCGATAAGAGATACAATTCTCACCATGTAAGTGTTCATACGACCTTCAGCAAAGAACAAAAGCAACCAAACGAAGAAGACAAGAGCTATTGTCAATATTAAGTTAGTCCTATTAGATAGCTTCATGGCCATCACACCTTCACAACTGATCTTTTTCCAAGTAAGCCTTCTGGCTTTATGGAAAGAATTAGTATCAGAATTAGAAAAGCGAAAGCATCACGATAACCAGCCATTTTTGGAAAGAAACCCACGAGCATTATTTCGGTTAATCCTAAAAGAAATCCGCCAACCACAGCTCCCTGAATTGAACCAATCCCACCAAAAACAGCCGCTATGAAGGCTTTCAAGCCGGGCATGAAACCCATATATGGCCATAACTGCGGATATCTCGTTGCCCATAATAAGCCACCAATAGCTGCTAGAGCTGAACCAAGAGCAAAAGTAAAGCCTATTACCCTATCAACATTTACTCCCATAAGAGAAGTTGTTGGAATATCTACTGAAACTGCTCTCATAGCCATGCCTATCTTCGTTTTATAGATGATCCACCACAATATAACCAGAGCAATTGCCGTAACAGCAAGGATTACAAATGACACAATAGGTATCCTTAATCCTCCAACAATAACATTTCGACCATATTTAACCTCTTCATGGCCACCTAAAATCAACATGTTGTTGAGGAATTTGGGATAAATATTCCTGAATGAACGAGGAATGCCAGAGAAGACCACTACCGCAAAGCTTTCAAGGAAAAACGAAACACCGATGGCTGTTATCAGGGCAGAAATTCTGGGAGCATTTCTTATAGGCTTATAAGCTACCCTGTCTATTGTAAAACCAAGAAGAGCGGCTGCCAGAATTGCTATAACAAAGGAAATTAGCCAGGGCACTTTGCCTAACGTCACGAGGAAAAAAGCAAAATATACCGCCATCATAAATACATCACCATGTGCAAAGTTTATCAATCTCAGTATTCCATATACCATGGTATATCCAATGGCGATGAGCGCATATAGCGAACCAAGGCTTAAGCCGTTTATCAAATTCTGAAGAAATGTGTAAAGGTTCAAGCAGGTCACCTCCGGTCATCTCAGAACTCTTTGAGAATCAAAAAGCGGGGGAGCGATCCCCCCGCCTTATCGTGGATTTATTGTTGTTTCGTACTTGAATTGACCGTCTTCAATTTTTACAATGGCAACTGATTTTACAGCATTTCCTTCATTATCAATGTTGATTATTCCTGTCGCTCCGGGGAAATTGGTTGTACTCCTTATAGCTTGTGCAATTGCTTCTCTGTCAGCACTGCCTGCGCGCATGATGGCATCTCGGATTACCATGTAGGCATCAAAACCCAGGGCACTTAGTGCTGCGGGAATCTTATTGAATTTCTCTGTGTACCTTTCGAGAAATAGCTTGGCATTTTCAGTTACAGCAGGGCTATCAGGATGGTAATGAGTGGTGAAATATAGACCGTTTACAGCATCTCCACCAATGGAAATCGTTTCAGGAGCGTCAGCACCATCACCAGTTATAAGAGGTCCAAAGAATCCAAGCTGCCTTGCCTGAATCGCTATTAGGGCTATTTCTTGATAGTAACCGGGAATGAATAACGCTTCTGCTCCTGTCAGCATGGCATCCGAAATTTGTGCTGTGAAATCCTGGTCGCCGCTTTTGTAATATTCAAAAAATACCTGACCACCAAGTTCCTGGAAAGTTTGCATAAAGAAATTGGCAAGGCCGACAGCATAATCTTGCTCAACATCCATGAAAATGGCCACATTCCTTACGCCGAGGTTCTCAAATGCCAGAACAGCTGCGGCCCAGCCCTGGAATGGGTCGATAAAGCAGACCCTTGAAACGTACTTCTTACCAGAAGTTACAAGGGGGTTTGTCGAAGAAGGTGTTACCATCGGGGTTTTCTTTTCTTCAGCTACTGCTCCGCCCGCAAGGCTATAAGAACTTGCGACTTCACCCAGTATAGCACTGACATTTCCAACATCTATTGCCCTTCTCACAGCATTGGCTGCCTCAATTTTGTCACTTCTATTGTCGAAGATCGTGAGTTCTATGGTTTCGCCATTGACATCCGGGAAAAGTTCGTGAGCAACTTCCACACCTTCCCATACCATCCTTCCAAAGGCTGCTATGCCACCAGTCATAGGCAACACAACACCAATCTTGATTGTAGCGAGAGAAAGCACACTCAATAAGATAACAAAAACGACCAGAAATTTTTTCATGCAAGCACCTCCCTGATTAATAAAAAAAGCCGGTATCCTTTACCGGCCGATGACATTTCAAATGAAACGACATTACGGCCGACTTCGACCGAAAATATACCAATACATATTCATAACAAAGTTTTCCTCGCTTGTTTTCCGCATTATTTCCATTTTCTTCATTTTTCTCCCCACACATGAGTTTTCCTAATAATATCATACACGCCTACGGTATCCAAAATCACTTTATGTTAAGAAAAAGAAAACAATCTCTGTGTTACTTCTAAAAAGATTTCTATTGGATGCATAAAACGATAACGTGAAATCAAAAGAGACTATCTTAAAACCCATCGATTTTTTAAAGAGAGCCATAAAAGTGCTTATAAGACTATAATGGCATTCAGCTTAGGGTAAGGGCTCATGCAATATCATTGTAACTTGACATAGGGACATCTCATTTGCTATGATAAGCAAAACATCATTTTGGAGTGAGCAGTATGAGATATGGTATTAGCATAACGAAAAATATAAAGAAGCACGTCAAAGGGTGTTGCCCGGGATTTCTCGGCAGCACGGCTTAGTCGTGCTTAAGAGATAGAGAGATCACCGGGCGAGAAATCGCCCGGTTTTTTATTATAGGAGGTGTTTTTATGAGGAGAGTTTGGCTTGTTGTTTTATTGGCGATTTTTGCGGGATTGGCTTTCGGAAACTTAATTGACGATATCAGGTCAAGGGGAGTCTTGAGAGTTGGCCAAGATGCGGGTTATATGCCACTCTATGGAACAGATATCGATGGAAACAGAATAGGGCTTGAAGTTGAACTTCTCCAACGCATGGCGGATATTTTAGGAGTAGAGCTCGAATTTGTCGTGGTCAATTGGGATGGAATTATTCCTGCACTTATGGCTGGCAAGTTTGACATAATCTGGTCTGGAATGACTATTACTCCCCAAAGAGCTCTTAGAGTGAATTTTAGCATTCCATACCTAACAGTTGGGCAGGTAATAGTGTACAACACAAGAGAGTTTCCTCAGGAACCAAGTTATGCAAATATTGCTGACCAGGATTTGAGAATCGCCGTCCAATTGGGTA includes:
- a CDS encoding ABC transporter ATP-binding protein; amino-acid sequence: MGIIEVNGLSKRFKEVLAVDNVSFDVKEGEIFGFLGPNGAGKSTTIRMLTTLTRPTSGTAKVANHDILKEPSEVRKKIGLVSEKTILYDRLTALENLMFFAELNGLDNKSAKKRCLELLEKVDMLKWKDTMVGKFSTGMRQRINVIRALLHDPKIIFLDEPTLGLDPQTTRTIREFIKQMNNEGRTVILTTHIMTEADMLSDRIAIIDHGKIVALDTPKNLKRMLKESDDEILDIEIPNMTSNLIDKLKAFDCIKKVLNRSSEEIRIIMSCENPVVFITDFLSKHSLNIREIKTVEPTLEDVFIKLTGHEMRDQAVKKPRFAKGMMH
- a CDS encoding ABC transporter permease, which gives rise to MKYALKIAFKDLKYFFRSRIAIFAFLIMPIFMMLMTGYIFPKMQSGTNVKVAVYSLDNGFRKMMENKEVENFIFVDSEEELRKLLLDEKADVAMVIPEGFLTAMLRKQAIKVRLIPSPSNPQMAMAAAQGITASIGGSIGSMNDKFTLEMENPGGGEFNYYSFMAPGIMAMVAIMSVVNGLAAAITTEKERGTLDGILTTPIPRYAIVLGKTLAQGIRGILQAIIILLIAIFLFGATVQGSILLALFVLVLGIMSFIGVGIIITAGAPDQETSQMILTTLMFPMMFLSGVFFPVNQMPSFMQSISRFFPLTYAAEALRKVMVLGGTFQNISGDVAILLVFSVITFSLAVPLFGKLTTS
- a CDS encoding ABC transporter ATP-binding protein — encoded protein: MSQNDNAILKIEGLKVNYGAIKAIKGIDLQVPEGKIVTMIGANGAGKTTTLSAISGLVRSSEGKIFFQGKDITNLNPHLINKMGISLVPEGRRVFANLTVRENLMMGAYNRKDSEVEKDLEWVFELFPRLKERINQLASTLSGGEQQMLAVSRALMSRPKLMMMDEPSLGLAPLLVKEVFSVIRKINSEGTTILLIEQDAAVALKTSHYGYVLETGTITIHGPSEELIKNDEVRKAYLGL
- a CDS encoding ABC transporter ATP-binding protein — encoded protein: MNEILKLDHVTMQFGGLIAVNDFDNCVKEGEILGLIGPNGAGKTTVFNVITGVYYPTKGKVLFDGLDITPLKPHHITHIGISRTFQNIRLFQDMTVLENVMVAQHHEIATKDAEKYLVKLGKNKYGANSLWFWKSVLKLGYISREREMMDKALNILDKLGLKKLAYEKAGSLPYGEQRLLEIARALATDAKLLLLDEPAAGMNPSESQQLVQLIKWIRDEFQVTIFLIEHDMKVVMGLCERILVMDYGVLIAEGTPDEIQKNEKVIEAYLGEEWSNVAE
- a CDS encoding branched-chain amino acid ABC transporter permease, translated to MAMKLSNRTNLILTIALVFFVWLLLFFAEGRMNTYMVRIVSLIGIYGIMAVSLTLINGITGIFSLGHSGFIALGAYTSALLTMSIHQKEITFILDKVAWPFNSVQLSFLPATIIGGIVAAVFSFLIGWPSLRLSGDYLAIATLGFSEIIRILALNLRSITNGALGLKGIPQYTNVWWSWSWLLITVIFIGSLVNSSFGRALKAIREDRVAAASMGINVFKHQLLGFVIGGFFAGISGSLYAHWLTTIDPRTTSIGVMLTFNVLIMIVIGGLGSISGAIIGAGLFAVLTEWLRFLEEPMKIFSFEFSGIAGLRMLVFSAIFVIVMIFWPRGIMGRKELTWNAIYSWFRRGKGESYE
- a CDS encoding branched-chain amino acid ABC transporter permease, whose protein sequence is MNLYTFLQNLINGLSLGSLYALIAIGYTMVYGILRLINFAHGDVFMMAVYFAFFLVTLGKVPWLISFVIAILAAALLGFTIDRVAYKPIRNAPRISALITAIGVSFFLESFAVVVFSGIPRSFRNIYPKFLNNMLILGGHEEVKYGRNVIVGGLRIPIVSFVILAVTAIALVILWWIIYKTKIGMAMRAVSVDIPTTSLMGVNVDRVIGFTFALGSALAAIGGLLWATRYPQLWPYMGFMPGLKAFIAAVFGGIGSIQGAVVGGFLLGLTEIMLVGFFPKMAGYRDAFAFLILILILSIKPEGLLGKRSVVKV
- a CDS encoding ABC transporter substrate-binding protein, which translates into the protein MKKFLVVFVILLSVLSLATIKIGVVLPMTGGIAAFGRMVWEGVEVAHELFPDVNGETIELTIFDNRSDKIEAANAVRRAIDVGNVSAILGEVASSYSLAGGAVAEEKKTPMVTPSSTNPLVTSGKKYVSRVCFIDPFQGWAAAVLAFENLGVRNVAIFMDVEQDYAVGLANFFMQTFQELGGQVFFEYYKSGDQDFTAQISDAMLTGAEALFIPGYYQEIALIAIQARQLGFFGPLITGDGADAPETISIGGDAVNGLYFTTHYHPDSPAVTENAKLFLERYTEKFNKIPAALSALGFDAYMVIRDAIMRAGSADREAIAQAIRSTTNFPGATGIINIDNEGNAVKSVAIVKIEDGQFKYETTINPR
- a CDS encoding transporter substrate-binding domain-containing protein is translated as MRRVWLVVLLAIFAGLAFGNLIDDIRSRGVLRVGQDAGYMPLYGTDIDGNRIGLEVELLQRMADILGVELEFVVVNWDGIIPALMAGKFDIIWSGMTITPQRALRVNFSIPYLTVGQVIVYNTREFPQEPSYANIADQDLRIAVQLGTTGDEAARRLFPNANILTFDSMDEAAFQVASGRADIMVIDSIYARYVAKKYDVLSAGTEFLTREDLGVAVRRGDLEALHWINTYIRWLQTSGIVDELQQKWFVDYEPGL